Genomic DNA from Filimonas effusa:
CACTCACAGCATCACCTGGCGCATATAACTACGCTAAAAGCCAGGATGAACTGGTAAATATGGCGCTTAGATGTTATCCTCCATAACCCGGATCAAATTCCACGATCCATTCAATGCCATATTTGTCTCTGAACATTCCCGCATAGGTGCCCCATGGAGTATCGCCAATAGGCCCTTCAACATTCCCGCCCGCCGACAACCCGTTAAATATGCTCTCCGCTTCTTCACGACTGTCTGCACTGACGGAAATCTTGGACCTGTTTTCGTTTTCGTTGGTTGGCCCCATAAATTCAGGCACGTCATTGCCTATTAACACATTGTTTTTACCAATAGGCAAAGCAATATGCATTATTTTATTCGCCTCCTTTTCTGCCACCTGAAATTCAGCACTTGATAAGTCTTTAAAACGAATGATCCTGGTGAACGCTCCACCAAAAACTGATCTGTAAAAAGTAAATGCTTCTTCCGCATTTCCGTTGAAGTTGATCCAGGGATTAATTGCTCTCATAGTTTTTATTCTTTGATGGTCCGATTTTCGCTACTGCAATCAGTCAAACCTTTTAGAAAAATACGACATAATCCAACAAGAAAAGAAAGAACTGGCAACTTCACTCAATTCTCTGTCAATATGCCCCCGAAGGAAGGGTATTAAGTCCCGGACATTACTTCCCTGATGATTTTACTTATTGCTTATAAGCATATTTGAGCTTTTATTACAATATCTTCGACGAAAGATGAAATCAACGAAACTATAATTATGGATAAAGAAAACGCCTGGAACAAAATTCCATTGGAAGATTACGAGCAGCATATGCAGCATGCAACAGTGGCCCAATCACAGTTATTGAATGCTCTGACAAAAAAATACTTGCAAAAGCATACCCCCGAAAGGGCTTTATTCTTAGGCGTAAGTGGTGGAAATGGATTGGAGCATATTGATGTAAACAAAACAAAAAGCGTTTATGGAATCGACATAAACAAATCCTATATCGAAGAAACCCAAAAAAGATTTGGAGCAAAGATCAAACAATTGGTCCTTGTAAATACAGATATCTCCATTTCAAATGAATCTTTCTTAAAAGCAGACTTTGTTTGGGCTGCTTTAATTTTCGAATATATGGCTATTCAAAAAGGTTTTGAAT
This window encodes:
- a CDS encoding VOC family protein yields the protein MRAINPWINFNGNAEEAFTFYRSVFGGAFTRIIRFKDLSSAEFQVAEKEANKIMHIALPIGKNNVLIGNDVPEFMGPTNENENRSKISVSADSREEAESIFNGLSAGGNVEGPIGDTPWGTYAGMFRDKYGIEWIVEFDPGYGG
- a CDS encoding class I SAM-dependent methyltransferase, with the translated sequence MDKENAWNKIPLEDYEQHMQHATVAQSQLLNALTKKYLQKHTPERALFLGVSGGNGLEHIDVNKTKSVYGIDINKSYIEETQKRFGAKIKQLVLVNTDISISNESFLKADFVWAALIFEYMAIQKGFEFIANNIATSAKLIITIQANNGSSSVSQTKVESVKSLKEIFKIVDKNDLQIHALKFGFELHGEEENILPNGKSLLTYAYIKTKAAGSVHKSET